One Thalassotalea sediminis DNA segment encodes these proteins:
- a CDS encoding PstS family phosphate ABC transporter substrate-binding protein, whose protein sequence is MNFKRALSAISLASLVSFSAAAIDKDLPEYNKVSGISGNLSSVGSDTLANMMTFWAEEFKRTYPNVNVQIQAAGSSTAPPALTEGTSNLGPMSRKMKSREIEAFEKRYSYKPVAVRVAIDALAVFVHKDNPIKGLRIDQVDAIFSSNRKCGALTDADRWGDLGLTGDWTGKDIQLYGRNSVSGTYGYFKKKALCKGDFKNSVNEQPGSASVVQSVSASLNGIGYSGIGYKTSGVRALPLAKKGDNFVEATMENAINKKYPLSRFLYVYVNKHPNKPLAPMDAEFLKMILSKTGQKIVEKDGYIPLPAAVVEKEYKKLGLL, encoded by the coding sequence ATGAATTTTAAACGTGCTTTAAGCGCTATTAGTCTTGCAAGTTTAGTGAGCTTTTCAGCCGCTGCAATTGATAAAGACTTACCGGAATATAATAAGGTTAGTGGTATTTCAGGTAATCTGTCTTCTGTAGGTTCAGATACTCTAGCAAACATGATGACATTTTGGGCGGAAGAGTTTAAACGTACTTACCCAAACGTTAACGTTCAAATTCAAGCTGCTGGTTCTTCTACTGCACCCCCTGCTTTAACGGAAGGAACGTCAAATTTAGGCCCAATGAGTCGAAAAATGAAGTCTCGCGAGATTGAGGCTTTCGAAAAACGTTATAGTTATAAGCCTGTAGCTGTTCGTGTTGCCATAGATGCGTTGGCGGTATTTGTACATAAAGATAACCCTATTAAGGGATTACGCATTGATCAAGTAGATGCGATTTTTTCAAGCAACCGTAAATGTGGTGCGTTAACTGATGCAGATCGTTGGGGTGACCTAGGGTTAACAGGTGATTGGACGGGTAAAGATATCCAATTATATGGTCGCAATTCAGTATCAGGCACATATGGGTACTTTAAGAAGAAAGCACTTTGTAAGGGTGATTTTAAGAACAGTGTTAATGAACAACCTGGTTCTGCATCAGTTGTTCAGTCGGTATCTGCTTCATTAAATGGTATTGGTTATTCTGGTATTGGTTATAAAACATCAGGCGTACGCGCATTACCACTGGCAAAGAAAGGTGATAACTTTGTAGAAGCGACGATGGAAAATGCGATTAATAAGAAGTACCCATTATCTCGCTTTTTATATGTGTATGTTAATAAACACCCAAACAAACCTTTAGCGCCTATGGATGCTGAATTTTTGAAAATGATTTTATCAAAAACAGGTCAAAAAATTGTTGAAAAAGATGGATATATTCCATTACCTGCAGCAGTAGTTGAGAAAGAATACAAAAAACTTGGTTTATTATAA
- a CDS encoding Ppx/GppA phosphatase family protein, with the protein MITPEDEKNAEYLAALDIGSNSFHFVLARHIDQNIQILHAEKYRVQLAQGLDEQLNLSEEAMDRGLLALEKLATSTRHIEQDNFRAVATYTLRQAKNADQFLKAASKVFPFTIEIISGHEEARLIYQGVAHHRQTNEQQLIIDIGGGSTECIIGQAHQIKKLDSLNLGCVSYQQAFFADGVITERAFNNAIQSASHQVDSIVKRFKKTGWQHALGTSGTIKAITKIINAENEFNQPISLSEVEQLQKRLLTFKHVADIDLPTLKESRRNVICSGVAVLIAIMRCLEIKELGFCQYALREGVLFEQLDNLQHNNVRQRTVESFITRFNIDTQQAENVRSQALHLYQHVAEPWQVNKPIYHELLKFAAVLHELGIDINTSGYHKHGKYIIEQADMAGFNQEQQFALAWLVGNQRKKITPLNLDDGYMLDHQALHKLCALLRFSVLLNQQRHSEEEQQLSITAKDNVLEATIDKRWLIERPIISTELFYEQQALSAVNITLIIKTSP; encoded by the coding sequence ATGATAACGCCTGAAGATGAAAAAAATGCTGAGTATCTTGCTGCTTTGGATATTGGTTCTAACAGTTTTCATTTTGTCTTAGCACGGCACATTGATCAGAATATTCAAATTTTGCACGCTGAGAAATATCGTGTGCAACTTGCCCAAGGTCTAGATGAACAATTAAACCTGTCCGAAGAAGCAATGGATAGAGGCCTACTTGCACTTGAAAAACTTGCCACGAGTACACGACATATTGAACAGGATAACTTTCGCGCCGTCGCTACATATACACTAAGGCAAGCCAAAAATGCAGATCAGTTTCTTAAGGCTGCATCGAAAGTGTTTCCATTTACCATAGAAATCATTTCTGGTCATGAAGAAGCAAGATTAATATACCAAGGTGTTGCCCATCACAGACAAACAAATGAGCAACAGCTCATTATTGATATTGGTGGTGGCAGTACCGAATGTATTATTGGCCAAGCACACCAAATAAAAAAACTTGATAGTTTAAATTTAGGATGTGTCAGCTACCAACAAGCATTTTTTGCGGATGGAGTCATTACTGAACGCGCATTTAATAACGCGATTCAAAGTGCTAGCCATCAAGTAGACAGTATCGTAAAGCGATTTAAAAAAACCGGCTGGCAGCATGCACTAGGTACTTCAGGTACTATTAAAGCGATCACCAAAATCATTAATGCAGAAAATGAATTCAATCAGCCGATTAGCCTATCTGAGGTTGAGCAGCTACAAAAACGATTACTAACGTTTAAGCACGTTGCTGACATCGATTTACCAACACTCAAAGAAAGTCGTAGAAATGTCATTTGCTCTGGTGTTGCTGTATTGATCGCAATAATGCGTTGTTTGGAGATAAAAGAGCTAGGGTTTTGTCAGTACGCTTTGCGTGAAGGGGTACTGTTCGAGCAACTCGATAACTTGCAACACAACAATGTAAGGCAACGCACGGTAGAAAGCTTTATTACGCGTTTTAATATCGATACCCAACAAGCTGAAAACGTAAGATCACAAGCGTTACACTTATACCAGCATGTTGCTGAACCTTGGCAAGTGAATAAACCCATTTACCACGAACTGCTAAAATTTGCGGCAGTGCTACATGAATTGGGTATAGATATAAACACTTCAGGTTATCATAAGCATGGAAAATACATTATAGAACAAGCTGATATGGCTGGCTTCAATCAAGAACAGCAATTTGCGCTAGCTTGGCTAGTTGGTAATCAGCGTAAAAAGATTACCCCGCTTAACCTTGATGATGGCTATATGTTAGATCATCAAGCATTACATAAACTTTGCGCACTATTACGCTTTAGCGTGTTACTGAATCAACAACGACATTCAGAAGAGGAGCAACAGTTATCAATTACAGCAAAAGACAATGTACTTGAAGCCACAATAGACAAACGCTGGTTAATCGAACGCCCTATTATCAGTACAGAGTTATTTTACGAACAACAAGCTTTATCAGCAGTCAATATTACGCTGATCATTAAGACATCACCTTAA
- the phoR gene encoding phosphate regulon sensor histidine kinase PhoR has product MYSSLSAKAIFARLFIALAISYLLGLLFGVAFMVVAFTAIALLVWHYHHLVKLMTWLWVSKSLSPPTANGLWGRIYDGLYRIIRKHRLKQKRLNDKVRQFRDGAEALPDAALVLSSDLTIQWGNKKAQRILGVRWPGDVGQRIDNLIRFPEFARYIEEGNFELPCHIPSPINTELMIELRLIAYGADQVLFLARDISKIHRLEEMRRDFVANVSHELKTPLTVMRGYVEMVQMTESSLDPYWQKAFSTMETQVSRMDRLVEQLLILSRVEVSTEEEEKQLVDMPKLISALIEDAKWLNQEKSHILTSEIDNALAIEGIDNELKSACSNLISNAIAYTPAGGNIHVSWGKEGNKAKFSVKDDGPGIRPEHVNRITERFFRVDKSRSRNTGGSGLGLAIVKHVLNHHHAELAINSQWGKGSEFIIYFEPKCIRFIDN; this is encoded by the coding sequence ATGTATTCTAGTCTATCAGCTAAAGCGATTTTCGCTCGCCTTTTTATTGCTTTAGCTATTAGCTACTTGCTAGGTCTGCTTTTCGGCGTGGCATTTATGGTTGTTGCTTTTACGGCAATTGCCTTGTTAGTTTGGCATTACCACCATTTAGTTAAGTTAATGACGTGGCTTTGGGTAAGTAAAAGTTTATCTCCGCCAACGGCAAACGGCTTGTGGGGGCGGATCTATGATGGTTTATATCGTATTATACGTAAGCATAGGCTCAAACAAAAAAGACTAAACGATAAAGTGCGTCAATTTAGGGATGGTGCAGAAGCGTTACCTGATGCCGCGCTTGTATTATCGTCAGATTTAACTATTCAATGGGGAAATAAAAAAGCGCAACGCATCTTGGGTGTTCGCTGGCCCGGCGATGTTGGCCAACGCATTGATAACCTTATTCGCTTTCCAGAATTTGCTCGATATATTGAAGAGGGTAACTTTGAACTTCCTTGCCATATACCTTCGCCTATAAACACAGAATTAATGATCGAGTTGAGGTTAATCGCGTATGGTGCAGATCAAGTGCTATTTCTTGCTCGAGATATTAGTAAAATTCATCGTTTAGAGGAAATGCGTCGAGACTTTGTCGCAAATGTGTCACATGAGCTTAAAACACCTTTGACGGTAATGCGTGGTTATGTCGAAATGGTGCAGATGACTGAAAGCAGCTTAGACCCTTATTGGCAGAAGGCGTTTTCAACCATGGAAACACAAGTGTCAAGGATGGATAGACTCGTCGAGCAATTACTGATCTTATCTCGTGTTGAAGTCAGCACTGAGGAAGAAGAAAAACAACTTGTAGACATGCCAAAATTGATTAGTGCGCTAATCGAAGATGCTAAATGGTTAAATCAAGAGAAGTCGCACATTCTAACAAGTGAAATAGATAACGCGCTTGCCATCGAAGGAATAGACAATGAACTTAAGAGCGCTTGTTCAAATTTAATTTCTAATGCAATAGCCTATACACCTGCCGGAGGAAATATCCATGTTTCTTGGGGTAAAGAAGGCAATAAAGCGAAGTTTTCTGTAAAAGATGATGGACCAGGTATTCGCCCTGAGCATGTAAATCGAATAACGGAACGTTTTTTTCGTGTCGATAAATCACGTTCACGAAACACTGGTGGGTCAGGTTTAGGATTAGCGATTGTAAAACATGTGCTTAATCATCATCATGCAGAATTAGCCATTAATAGTCAGTGGGGTAAAGGTAGCGAGTTTATTATCTACTTTGAACCCAAATGCATTCGCTTCATAGATAATTAA